The following are from one region of the Plutella xylostella chromosome 21, ilPluXylo3.1, whole genome shotgun sequence genome:
- the LOC119693228 gene encoding BTB/POZ domain-containing protein 2, with protein sequence MASGSKNDIVHRILNVRLEEGGGDEQPPQNMLPSNQQARQGHAEDEGGQANEPIASSSAIENLQPTNSSGGRLHNWQATKTTVKERLSFLFNNEILCDVHFIVGKEANQQVIPAHKFVLSVGSAVFDAMFNGVLATKADEVELPDVEPAAFLHLLKFLYSDEVRIGPESVMTTLYTAKKYAVAALEEHCVDFLKSNLGTDNAFLLLTQARLFDEPQLAALCLEMIDKNTADALNAEGFTDIDQDTLNAVLERDTLRIREAKIFSAVLRWSEAECIRRQIPVTPTNQRSVLGRAFNAIRFPLMSVEEFAMGPAQSGLLDDREIVQLFLYFTVNPKPNVGFLDTPRCCMTGKELTVNRFPQTESRWGYSGTTDRIRFTVDQRIFVVGFGLYGSYFGPTEYEVHLQIIHLGTKKVCGSNTTTFCCDGTDDTFRAMFKEPVEILPNTSYIASAKLKGTDSYYGTKGLRRVTVDCNNGEKVVFQFSYAAGNNNGTSVEDGQIPAIIFYI encoded by the exons ATGGCTTCTGGGTCTAAGAATGACATTGTGCATCGTATCCTGAACGTGAGGCTGGAGGAGGGGGGCGGGGACGAGCAGCCGCCGCAGAACATGCTGCCGTCGAATCAGCAGGCGCGGCAGGGGCACGCGGAGGACGAGGGCGGGCAGGCCAACGAGCCCATCGCCTCGTCCTCTGCCATAGAAAACCTCCAGCCTACGAACAGCTCTGGCGGCCGCCTGCACAACTGGCAGGCCACCAAGACTACGGTGAAGGAGCGCCTGTCCTTCCTCTTCAATAATGAGATACTCTGTGATGTCCATTTCATAGTGGGCAAGGAGGCCAACCAACAGGTGATCCCGGCGCACAAGTTCGTGCTCTCCGTCGGTAGTGCCGTGTTCGATGCTATGTTCAATGGAGTCCTCGCCACGAAGGCAGATGAAGTAGAACTGCCAGATGTAGAGCCAGCCGCATTCCTACACCTACTAAAGTTCCTATACTCGGACGAAGTACGAATTGGGCCCGAATCTGTGATGACCACTCTGTATACCGCTAAGAAGTATGCTGTAGCTGCCTTAGAGGAGCACTGCGTGGACTTTCTGAAAAGCAACTTGGGGACAGACAATGCGTTTCTGTTGCTGACACAGGCACGGCTGTTTGACGAGCCACAGCTGGCTGCGTTGTGTCTGGAGATGATTGACAAGAACACTGCTGATGCTTTAAATGCGGAGGGGTTTACTGATATTGATCAGGATACACTGAATGCTGTGCTTGAAag GGACACCTTAAGGATTAGAGAAGCCAAAATATTTTCAGCAGTCTTACGCTGGTCAGAGGCTGAGTGCATCCGACGACAGATCCCAGTGACCCCAACAAACCAACGCTCTGTGCTCGGCCGAGCGTTCAACGCAATCAGATTCCCTTTGATGTCAGTTGAGGAGTTTGCCATGGGCCCAGCTCAGAGTGGCCTGCTGGACGATAGAGAAATAGTGCAATTATTCCTATACTTCACAGTGAACCCAAAGCCTAATGTAGGATTCCTGGATACGCCTCGGTGCTGCATGACGGGCAAGGAGTTAACAGTAAACAGATTCCCACAGACTGAGTCTCGGTGGGGCTACAGTGGAACCACAGACCGGATCAGGTTCACGGTGGATCAGAGAATCTTTGTTGTTGGTTTCGGACTGTATGGATCTTATTTTGGGCCAACTGAATATGAAGTGCACTTGCAG ATAATCCACCTGGGCACCAAGAAGGTGTGCGGCTCGAACACGACCACGTTCTGCTGCGACGGCACCGACGACACCTTCCGCGCCATGTTCAAGGAGCCCGTCGAGATCCTGCCCAACACCTCCTACATCGCTAGTGCTAAACTCAAG GGCACAGACTCATACTACGGCACCAAAGGCCTGCGCCGCGTGACCGTCGACTGCAACAACGGCGAAAAAGTGGTTTTCCAGTTCTCATACGCAGCCGGAAACAACAACGGAACCTCTGTGGAGGACGGACAGATACCCGCCATCATATTCTACATTTAA